Proteins co-encoded in one Dyella japonica A8 genomic window:
- the hemW gene encoding radical SAM family heme chaperone HemW, whose product MSLIAPPLSLYVHMPWCVKKCPYCDFNSHGLRGEPPPYDAYVDALLADLDADLRDFGAAVHGRAVHSVFFGGGTPSLFTPELIDRFLDGVRERLPLPEGTEITLETNPGTVEHGRFDGYLSAGVNRLSFGIQSFDDDKLRRLGRIHSASEAEAAVKSAQDAGYANINLDLMYALPEQSQEGALADVSRAIALQPTHISHYQLTLEPNTAFAANPPPLPDDDHAWAMQEACEQQLGAAGYRQYEVSAYAGADRRCAHNLNYWRFGDYLGIGAGAHGKISDLATGEVLRRWKTRHPKAYLASPGGPERIGGGGPVAVDELPFEYMLNALRLIDGVPMTDFAERTGLPDERIAAALTRARERGWLTTEAGHLQTTPLGQRFLNDVISGFLD is encoded by the coding sequence ATGTCCCTGATCGCACCGCCGCTGTCGCTGTACGTCCACATGCCGTGGTGCGTGAAGAAGTGCCCCTATTGCGACTTCAACTCCCATGGGCTGCGCGGCGAACCGCCGCCGTACGACGCCTACGTCGACGCCCTGCTCGCCGACCTGGACGCCGACCTGCGTGACTTCGGCGCCGCCGTCCACGGCCGCGCCGTGCACAGCGTCTTCTTCGGTGGCGGCACGCCCAGCCTGTTCACGCCCGAACTGATCGACCGTTTCCTCGACGGCGTGCGCGAGCGCCTGCCGTTGCCCGAGGGCACCGAGATCACGCTGGAAACCAATCCGGGCACCGTCGAGCACGGACGTTTCGACGGCTATCTGTCCGCCGGAGTGAATCGCCTCTCGTTCGGCATCCAGAGCTTCGACGACGACAAGCTGCGCCGGCTCGGCCGCATCCATTCGGCCAGTGAGGCCGAGGCCGCCGTGAAGTCGGCGCAGGACGCCGGCTACGCCAACATCAACCTCGACCTGATGTACGCCCTGCCCGAGCAATCGCAGGAAGGCGCGCTGGCTGACGTCTCGCGCGCCATCGCTTTGCAGCCGACGCATATCTCGCACTACCAGCTGACCCTGGAGCCGAATACCGCGTTCGCTGCGAATCCGCCGCCCCTGCCCGACGACGATCATGCGTGGGCCATGCAGGAGGCCTGCGAACAGCAGCTGGGTGCCGCCGGCTATAGGCAATACGAGGTATCCGCGTATGCGGGCGCTGACCGCCGTTGCGCGCACAACCTCAACTACTGGCGCTTCGGCGACTACCTGGGCATTGGCGCCGGCGCGCACGGCAAGATCTCCGACCTCGCCACCGGCGAGGTACTCCGCCGCTGGAAGACCCGTCACCCCAAGGCCTACCTGGCCTCGCCCGGCGGCCCGGAGCGGATCGGCGGCGGCGGCCCGGTGGCCGTGGACGAGCTGCCATTCGAATACATGCTCAATGCCCTGCGCCTGATCGACGGCGTGCCCATGACGGATTTCGCCGAACGCACCGGCCTGCCGGACGAACGCATCGCCGCCGCCCTCACCCGGGCCCGTGAGCGAGGCTGGCTGACCACCGAGGCCGGTCATCTACAGACGACCCCTCTCGGCCAGCGCTTCCTCAACGACGTCATTTCCGGTTTTCTTGACTGA
- the rdgB gene encoding RdgB/HAM1 family non-canonical purine NTP pyrophosphatase has product MTRIVLASSNPGKLKEFNALLADSGLHFEPQSAFNVPDADETGLTFVENALLKARHASRLSGLPALADDSGLCVEHLRGAPGLYSARYSGNHGDNAANNAKLLRELDGVPTEQRGAFFISVLVLLQHADDPAPLIAEGRWHGRVLTEERGEHGFGYDPLFLPNGETVSAAELSPGLKNRISHRGRALALLRSQLAEQHR; this is encoded by the coding sequence ATGACGCGCATCGTCCTCGCCAGCAGCAACCCCGGCAAGCTGAAGGAGTTCAACGCCCTGTTGGCCGACAGCGGGCTGCACTTCGAACCGCAGTCCGCCTTCAACGTGCCGGATGCTGACGAAACCGGCCTCACCTTCGTGGAAAACGCCTTGCTCAAGGCCCGCCATGCGTCGCGCCTCAGCGGGCTGCCGGCGCTGGCGGACGACTCGGGCCTGTGCGTGGAACATCTGCGTGGCGCGCCGGGGCTGTATTCGGCGCGCTACAGCGGCAACCACGGTGACAACGCCGCCAACAACGCGAAGCTGTTGCGTGAGCTCGATGGCGTGCCCACGGAACAGCGTGGCGCGTTCTTCATCAGCGTGCTGGTGCTGTTGCAGCATGCCGACGATCCGGCACCGCTGATCGCCGAAGGCCGCTGGCACGGACGCGTGCTCACCGAAGAACGCGGTGAGCACGGCTTCGGCTACGACCCCTTGTTCCTGCCCAATGGCGAAACGGTGAGCGCGGCCGAGCTGTCGCCCGGCCTGAAGAACCGCATCAGCCATCGCGGCCGCGCGCTGGCGCTGCTGCGCAGCCAGCTCGCCGAGCAGCATCGATAA
- the rph gene encoding ribonuclease PH: protein MSSPTRPSGRASDQLRNVTIERHYTRHAEGSVLVSFGDTRVLCTASIEDRVPPWLRGKGEGWVTAEYGMLPRATSSRTQREAARGGQGGRTMEIQRLIGRSLRACVDRQALGERVITLDCDVIQADGGTRTAAITGAYVALVDAVTLLMKRENLRRNPIMGAIAAVSVGIYQGVPVLDLDYAEDSNCDTDMNVVMNDGGGFIEVQGTAEGHAFRRDEMDALLGLAEKGITELVAAQRAALELS, encoded by the coding sequence ATGAGCTCCCCCACCCGCCCCAGTGGCCGCGCCAGCGACCAGCTGCGCAACGTCACCATCGAACGCCATTACACCCGCCACGCCGAAGGTTCGGTGCTGGTCAGCTTCGGCGACACCCGTGTGCTGTGCACCGCCAGCATCGAAGACCGCGTGCCACCGTGGCTGCGCGGCAAGGGTGAAGGCTGGGTCACCGCCGAATACGGCATGCTGCCCCGCGCCACCAGCAGCCGCACGCAGCGCGAAGCCGCGCGTGGCGGCCAGGGCGGGCGCACGATGGAAATCCAGCGGCTGATCGGCCGCAGCCTGCGCGCCTGCGTGGACCGCCAGGCTCTGGGCGAGCGCGTGATCACCCTGGACTGCGACGTCATCCAGGCCGACGGCGGCACCCGCACGGCCGCCATCACGGGCGCCTACGTGGCGCTGGTGGATGCCGTCACCCTGCTGATGAAGCGCGAGAACCTGCGCCGCAACCCGATCATGGGCGCCATCGCCGCCGTCTCGGTCGGCATCTACCAGGGTGTGCCGGTGCTCGACCTGGACTACGCCGAGGACTCCAACTGCGACACCGACATGAACGTCGTGATGAACGACGGCGGCGGTTTCATCGAAGTGCAGGGCACGGCCGAGGGCCATGCCTTCCGTCGCGACGAGATGGACGCGCTGCTCGGCCTGGCCGAAAAGGGCATCACCGAACTGGTCGCCGCCCAGCGCGCGGCGCTGGAACTGTCCTGA
- a CDS encoding YicC/YloC family endoribonuclease yields MTRSMTAYASAETTGPAGTLACELRTVNHRYLELSPRLPDELRVFEPALRERIAAKLSRGKVDVTVRLRGEARAESLQVNATALARLSELALDLEARFPRMNIEFTELLRFPGVLQQSDVDPEVLQAALLDVLDRALDALTATREREGAKLAVLLKERLDAIERIVADVRTFMPQIREGLRARLESRLADLKQPADPGRLEQELVLQITRSDVDEELDRLTTHIAETRRVLGTREPVGRRLDFLMQEFNREANTLGSKAVDVRSTNAAVELKVLIEQMREQVQNIE; encoded by the coding sequence ATGACCCGCAGCATGACGGCTTACGCCTCCGCCGAGACGACCGGCCCGGCCGGCACGCTCGCCTGCGAACTGCGCACGGTCAACCATCGCTACCTGGAGCTGAGCCCGCGCCTGCCCGACGAGCTGCGCGTGTTCGAGCCGGCCCTGCGCGAGCGCATCGCGGCCAAGCTGTCGCGCGGCAAGGTGGACGTCACCGTGCGCTTGCGTGGCGAGGCCCGTGCCGAATCGCTGCAGGTCAACGCCACGGCGCTGGCGCGCCTGTCCGAGCTGGCGCTGGACCTGGAAGCGCGCTTTCCGCGCATGAACATCGAATTCACCGAGCTGTTGCGCTTTCCCGGCGTGCTGCAGCAGTCGGACGTGGATCCGGAGGTGCTGCAGGCCGCCCTGCTCGACGTGCTCGACCGCGCACTCGACGCCCTCACCGCCACCCGTGAACGCGAAGGCGCCAAGCTGGCGGTCCTGCTCAAGGAGCGCCTGGACGCCATCGAACGCATCGTCGCCGACGTGCGCACCTTCATGCCGCAGATCCGCGAAGGCCTGCGCGCACGCCTGGAATCGCGCCTGGCCGACCTCAAGCAGCCGGCCGACCCGGGCCGCCTGGAGCAGGAGCTGGTGCTGCAGATCACCCGCAGCGACGTCGATGAGGAACTGGACCGCCTGACCACGCACATCGCCGAGACCCGCCGCGTGCTGGGCACCCGGGAGCCGGTCGGCCGCCGCCTCGATTTCCTCATGCAGGAATTCAACCGCGAAGCGAATACGCTCGGCTCCAAGGCCGTCGACGTGCGCAGCACCAACGCAGCCGTCGAGCTGAAGGTGCTGATCGAACAGATGCGCGAACAGGTGCAGAACATCGAATGA
- the gmk gene encoding guanylate kinase: protein MNTTAPQCTLFVVAAPSGAGKSTLVNALLEREPAISLSISHTTRPPRPGEQYGRHYYFVERDAFEQEIADGIFLEHAEVHGNLYGTSRNTVDTLLAEGRDVLLEIDWQGARQIRKSKPDCVSVFILPPSRAELERRLRGRGSDSAEVIARRLHNSREEIAHAHEFDYIIVNDNFDDALGDLQSIVRAVRQRSGLQWKRHEALIQELLA from the coding sequence ATGAACACGACCGCGCCCCAGTGCACGCTCTTCGTGGTGGCTGCGCCCTCGGGCGCCGGCAAGTCCACGCTGGTCAACGCGCTGCTGGAGCGCGAGCCGGCCATCTCGCTGTCGATCTCGCACACCACGCGACCGCCGCGTCCGGGTGAGCAGTACGGTCGCCATTACTACTTCGTCGAGCGCGATGCCTTCGAGCAGGAGATCGCCGACGGCATCTTCCTCGAGCATGCCGAAGTGCATGGCAATCTCTACGGTACGTCGCGCAACACGGTGGACACGCTGCTGGCCGAAGGCCGCGACGTGCTGCTGGAGATCGACTGGCAGGGCGCACGGCAGATCCGCAAGAGCAAGCCGGACTGCGTGAGCGTGTTCATCCTGCCGCCGTCGCGCGCCGAACTGGAGCGCCGCCTGCGTGGCCGCGGTTCGGACAGCGCCGAGGTCATCGCGCGCCGGCTGCACAACTCGCGCGAGGAGATCGCCCACGCGCATGAGTTCGACTACATCATCGTCAACGACAACTTCGACGATGCGCTCGGTGACCTGCAGTCCATCGTGCGCGCCGTGCGGCAGCGCTCAGGACTGCAATGGAAGCGTCACGAGGCCCTGATCCAGGAGCTGCTGGCCTGA
- a CDS encoding ABC transporter ATP-binding protein, with translation MTDSVSAKPDDSALVRVRGLTTVLNGKKVFDSLDIDIPRGKITAIMGPSGTGKTTLLKHITGQMRGEAGEVWVDGQNVAKLSRDKLFELRERIGYLFQNSALLTDFDVFENVAFPLRQHTELPEVLIRNIVLTKLQAVGLRGAAALMPTELSGGMARRVALARAIVFDPMLILYDEPFVGLDPIALNQVLKLIRTLNQTLGITSVLVAHELEAIKQVADHIYLIANGKVVAQGDPKTIADDGSPWTRQFFGGDADGPVPFQYPAGDLGAALGFPGKGA, from the coding sequence ATGACCGACTCCGTTAGCGCCAAGCCAGACGACAGCGCCCTGGTGCGCGTCCGTGGCCTGACCACGGTGCTCAATGGCAAGAAAGTCTTCGACTCGCTGGATATCGACATTCCGCGCGGCAAGATCACCGCCATCATGGGCCCCAGCGGCACCGGCAAGACCACCCTGCTCAAGCACATCACCGGCCAGATGCGCGGCGAGGCGGGAGAGGTCTGGGTGGACGGCCAGAACGTGGCGAAGCTGTCGCGCGACAAGCTGTTCGAGCTGCGCGAGCGCATCGGTTACCTGTTCCAGAACTCCGCGCTGTTGACCGACTTCGACGTGTTCGAGAACGTGGCCTTCCCGCTGCGTCAGCACACGGAGCTGCCGGAAGTGCTGATCCGCAACATCGTGCTGACCAAGCTGCAGGCCGTCGGCCTGCGCGGTGCCGCGGCATTGATGCCGACGGAGCTGTCGGGCGGCATGGCGCGTCGCGTGGCGCTGGCACGCGCCATCGTGTTCGATCCGATGCTGATCCTGTACGACGAACCCTTCGTCGGCCTCGATCCCATCGCGTTGAACCAGGTGCTCAAGCTGATCCGCACGCTCAACCAGACTCTGGGCATCACCAGCGTGCTGGTGGCGCACGAGCTGGAGGCGATCAAGCAGGTGGCCGACCACATTTACCTCATTGCCAACGGCAAGGTGGTGGCGCAGGGCGACCCCAAGACCATCGCCGACGACGGTTCGCCGTGGACGCGCCAGTTCTTTGGTGGCGATGCCGACGGCCCCGTGCCGTTCCAGTATCCGGCAGGCGACCTGGGCGCGGCGCTCGGTTTTCCAGGGAAGGGCGCATGA
- the mlaE gene encoding lipid asymmetry maintenance ABC transporter permease subunit MlaE yields the protein MSATTRSENIVVRSLSQIGDCGLFLLRMLAAVPSSLRHWRETVRQLWFVGAMSLIIIMVCGLFVGMVLGLQLYDVLSIFGGTSATGTVVAIAIYRELGPVVTALLFAGRAGTSVTAEIGLMRATDQIAAMEMMAVDPIAYVAVPRFLAGVIAMPLLTCVFCALGIFGGHLVGVTWLGIDNGTFWSNMTATVEVVKDVINGVVWKSVVFGTVVSLIAVFQGYTTPPTSEGVAYATTRTVVASSIAILALDFVLTAFLM from the coding sequence ATGAGCGCGACGACACGTTCCGAAAACATCGTAGTGCGTTCGCTATCGCAGATCGGCGACTGCGGGCTGTTCCTCCTGCGCATGCTTGCCGCCGTGCCCAGCAGCCTGCGCCACTGGCGCGAAACGGTGCGGCAGCTGTGGTTCGTCGGGGCGATGAGCCTGATCATCATCATGGTCTGCGGCCTGTTCGTGGGCATGGTGCTGGGCCTGCAGCTGTACGACGTGCTGTCGATCTTCGGCGGCACGTCGGCGACCGGCACGGTGGTGGCCATCGCCATCTACCGCGAACTTGGGCCGGTGGTCACCGCCTTGCTTTTCGCCGGTCGTGCCGGCACCTCGGTTACCGCCGAGATCGGCCTGATGCGCGCCACCGACCAGATCGCCGCCATGGAAATGATGGCGGTGGACCCCATCGCTTACGTGGCCGTGCCGCGCTTCCTTGCCGGTGTGATCGCCATGCCCCTGCTGACCTGCGTGTTCTGCGCGCTGGGCATCTTCGGCGGCCACCTGGTGGGTGTGACGTGGCTGGGCATCGACAACGGCACCTTCTGGTCGAACATGACCGCCACCGTCGAGGTGGTGAAGGACGTGATCAACGGCGTGGTCTGGAAGAGCGTCGTGTTCGGCACGGTGGTGTCGCTGATCGCCGTGTTCCAGGGCTACACCACGCCGCCGACCAGCGAGGGCGTCGCCTACGCGACCACGCGCACCGTCGTCGCTTCGTCCATCGCCATCCTGGCGCTGGACTTCGTGCTCACCGCCTTCCTGATGTGA
- the mlaD gene encoding outer membrane lipid asymmetry maintenance protein MlaD yields MSQRQSYAVGTGLFIVLGFAALGYLATQTTSVANTSRGPSYIVEAHFANIGQLKERAPVKVAGVRVGQVQSIVLDPGKETADVKLAIDKRYDQIPDNSVATIFTSGLLGDQYVGLQYGNSKKSLTDGGTLALTRPAQQLEEMLGKFFGAGGVADNLGGSYVVKGRFTNVGSLSVGAPVKMAGVAIGTVQSVVADPVKLDAEVSLAIDKRYNQIPDDSAAAVFTSGLIGTQYVAIQPGGSPDMLKNGDELVLTQSALQIEDLIGKFLVSGSSSDKKPADAGKTDSGKH; encoded by the coding sequence GTGAGCCAGAGACAATCCTATGCCGTCGGCACCGGCCTGTTCATCGTGCTCGGCTTTGCCGCGCTGGGTTACCTCGCCACGCAGACCACGTCGGTGGCCAACACCAGCCGCGGTCCGAGCTACATCGTCGAGGCGCATTTCGCCAACATCGGCCAGCTGAAGGAGCGTGCGCCGGTGAAGGTGGCCGGTGTGCGCGTCGGCCAGGTGCAGTCGATCGTGCTCGATCCGGGCAAGGAGACGGCCGACGTGAAGCTGGCCATCGACAAGCGTTACGACCAGATTCCCGACAACTCGGTGGCCACCATCTTCACCAGCGGCCTGCTGGGTGATCAGTACGTGGGCCTGCAGTACGGCAATTCGAAGAAGAGTCTCACCGACGGTGGCACGCTGGCGCTCACGCGTCCGGCCCAGCAGCTGGAGGAAATGCTCGGCAAGTTCTTCGGCGCCGGCGGCGTGGCGGACAACCTGGGCGGCAGCTATGTGGTCAAGGGCCGCTTCACCAACGTCGGTTCGCTGTCGGTGGGCGCCCCGGTCAAGATGGCCGGCGTGGCCATCGGCACGGTCCAGTCGGTGGTGGCTGACCCGGTCAAGCTCGATGCCGAGGTGAGCCTGGCCATCGACAAGCGCTACAACCAGATTCCGGACGATTCGGCCGCCGCCGTGTTCACCAGTGGTTTGATCGGCACCCAGTACGTTGCCATCCAGCCCGGCGGCTCGCCGGACATGCTCAAGAACGGCGATGAGCTGGTATTGACCCAGTCGGCCCTGCAGATCGAAGACCTGATCGGCAAGTTCCTCGTCAGCGGCTCGTCCTCTGACAAGAAGCCCGCCGACGCCGGCAAGACCGACAGCGGCAAGCATTGA
- a CDS encoding MlaC/ttg2D family ABC transporter substrate-binding protein has protein sequence MLRSLAIATAIAFGSVIAAPVLAQDAAQSDASQQTPVQVVQAVTDGLSKAIDGHQQELKNNHEKLIGVIDSVFLPHFDIDYASILVLGQHAREATPEQRARFAKAFYNSITHRYAEGLLDYTKGRVKVLPFSGDLNDKRTIVRSQVVMDDGKTVAVDYAFRKDKAGNWKAYDVIIEGISYITNYRNQVDAEIRKVGIDKLTSNLETQGDQALKEMEQDTKGQPGAKP, from the coding sequence ATGTTGCGCAGTTTGGCCATTGCCACCGCCATCGCCTTCGGCAGCGTGATCGCCGCTCCCGTGCTCGCGCAGGACGCCGCGCAGAGCGACGCCTCGCAGCAGACGCCGGTGCAGGTCGTGCAGGCGGTGACCGACGGTCTTTCCAAGGCGATCGACGGCCATCAGCAGGAGCTGAAGAACAACCACGAAAAGCTGATCGGCGTGATCGACAGCGTGTTCCTGCCGCACTTCGACATCGATTACGCGTCGATCCTGGTGCTGGGCCAGCACGCCCGTGAAGCGACGCCCGAGCAGCGCGCGCGCTTCGCCAAGGCGTTCTACAACTCCATCACCCATCGTTACGCCGAAGGCCTGCTCGACTACACCAAGGGTCGCGTGAAGGTGCTGCCGTTCTCCGGCGACCTCAACGACAAGCGCACCATCGTGCGCAGCCAGGTGGTGATGGACGATGGCAAGACGGTGGCCGTCGATTACGCCTTCCGCAAGGACAAGGCGGGCAACTGGAAGGCCTATGATGTGATCATCGAAGGCATTTCCTACATCACCAACTACCGCAACCAGGTGGATGCCGAGATCCGCAAGGTCGGCATCGACAAGCTGACCAGCAACCTGGAAACCCAGGGTGATCAGGCCCTGAAGGAAATGGAGCAGGACACCAAGGGTCAGCCGGGCGCCAAGCCGTGA
- a CDS encoding STAS domain-containing protein, with product MNAVPAAVRIDEPTAGSVRVAGELTFGNAAAALQAIGAAVARDGRSVLDLSGITRSDSAGLACVLAVLAQSAERGRRLSVNHMPEGMRLLASVCEVEGLMA from the coding sequence GTGAATGCCGTGCCGGCAGCCGTGCGCATCGACGAGCCCACAGCGGGCAGCGTTCGCGTGGCTGGTGAGCTGACCTTCGGCAATGCCGCCGCGGCGCTTCAGGCGATCGGTGCGGCTGTGGCGCGCGATGGCCGCTCCGTGCTCGACCTGTCGGGTATCACCCGCAGCGACAGCGCGGGCCTGGCCTGCGTGCTGGCGGTACTGGCACAGTCGGCCGAGCGGGGACGCCGGCTCAGCGTGAACCACATGCCCGAGGGCATGCGCCTGCTGGCCAGCGTGTGCGAGGTCGAGGGCCTGATGGCCTGA
- a CDS encoding MlaA family lipoprotein → MPSALRSLVMRSLPLVAIALLAGCTIAKPRTDDPYEKMNRKVYAFNDSLDKAVIRPVAVGYRKVTNPTIRRCVSDFFTNIHMPISVANDLLQARPKEALQGSGRFIVNLTLGIGGFFDPASQLGIPLKETDFGITLARWGVPDGPYLVVPLFGPTTGRDFWRVPVDGYFFDPISYFSRNNHYEYGQQYLPELMYLVTIRSSAIDAESFLNSAYDPYAFIRDAYRQQRIYQIYDGNPPEDVIEQMQGLKDKSFDPDQLLEEQQKWENTEKKPQANDNQPAPAEPKKN, encoded by the coding sequence ATGCCGTCCGCCCTCCGCTCACTTGTCATGCGCAGCCTGCCCCTGGTGGCCATCGCACTGCTCGCCGGCTGCACGATCGCCAAGCCCCGTACCGACGACCCGTACGAGAAGATGAACCGCAAGGTTTACGCCTTCAACGACTCGTTGGACAAGGCCGTCATCCGCCCGGTGGCCGTGGGTTACCGCAAGGTGACCAATCCGACCATCCGGCGTTGCGTGAGCGACTTCTTCACCAACATCCACATGCCGATCTCGGTGGCGAACGACCTGCTGCAGGCGCGCCCGAAAGAAGCCCTGCAGGGCAGCGGCCGCTTCATCGTCAACCTGACGCTGGGCATCGGCGGCTTCTTCGATCCGGCCAGCCAGCTGGGCATCCCGCTGAAGGAAACCGACTTCGGCATCACCCTGGCGCGCTGGGGCGTGCCGGACGGCCCGTACCTGGTCGTCCCGCTGTTCGGCCCCACCACGGGGCGCGACTTCTGGCGCGTACCGGTGGACGGCTACTTCTTCGACCCGATCAGCTACTTCAGCCGGAACAACCACTACGAATACGGCCAGCAGTACCTGCCTGAGCTGATGTATCTGGTGACCATCCGCTCCAGCGCCATCGACGCGGAAAGCTTCCTCAACTCGGCCTACGACCCGTACGCCTTCATCCGCGACGCGTACCGCCAGCAGCGCATCTACCAGATCTATGACGGCAACCCGCCGGAAGACGTGATCGAGCAGATGCAAGGCCTGAAGGACAAGAGCTTCGATCCCGACCAGCTGCTGGAAGAACAGCAGAAGTGGGAAAACACGGAGAAAAAGCCCCAGGCAAACGACAACCAGCCTGCACCGGCCGAGCCCAAGAAGAATTGA
- the rpoZ gene encoding DNA-directed RNA polymerase subunit omega, translating into MARITVEDCLQVVDNRFELVLMATKRARQLAKGAEPAVHPDHDKPTVLALREIADRRIDQATIDEIDKAERERAEREALEWAAAEVDDDLSKGGDD; encoded by the coding sequence ATGGCCCGCATTACCGTCGAAGACTGCCTGCAGGTGGTCGACAACCGCTTCGAACTGGTGCTGATGGCGACCAAGCGCGCCCGCCAGCTCGCCAAGGGTGCCGAGCCGGCAGTCCATCCCGATCATGACAAGCCGACGGTGCTCGCCCTGCGCGAAATCGCCGATCGCCGTATCGACCAGGCCACCATCGACGAGATCGACAAGGCCGAGCGCGAGCGCGCCGAGCGCGAGGCGCTGGAGTGGGCCGCCGCCGAAGTGGACGACGACCTCTCCAAGGGCGGAGACGACTGA